Below is a window of Edaphobacter dinghuensis DNA.
GGCTGCCTGCGGGCGGCCCTTTTTGCGTCTTCCGACACATGCTGACCGTATCGTTATAAAAGATGTCACGAACGGAGACAGAGTGAAAAAGACGCAGGTGACGCGGCGCGAGTGGTTGCAGAGTTCAGTCCTGGTAGCAGCAGGATCGTTGGTCGCACCGAAGAGCATGTGGGGACAGACAAGTTCCCCAATCGCAACAACGACATCAGGCAAAGTTCGCGGATTCATCCAGGATGGAGTGAACGTCTTCAAGGGAATCCCATATGGGGGCGATACCGCAAAGCGCCGCTTCATGCCTGCCGAAAAGCCAACACCGTGGACCGGAGTCCGTGACGCGCTGACCTTTGGCCCGCAGGCTCCGCAGCCGATCCACACGCGCAGTGGCCACTCGTCCTTCTCTCCACTCGATGAAGTCAATCCGGTAAACAGCGAGGACTGCCTGCATTTGAATGTATGGACAGCAGGGCTTCGCGATGGGCGCAAGCGTCCGGTGATGGTCTATATCCACGGCGGCGCGTATAGCAGCAGCTCCAGCAACGGCCCGGTCTACGATGGTATTCGGCTGGTCAAGCGCGGCGATGTCGTCGTCGTGACCATGAACCATCGCCTGAACCTGTTCGGCTACATGTACCTGGCGAAGTTGGGCGGCGCAGAGTTTGCCGAAAGCGGCAACGTGGGTCAACTCGACCTTGTGCTGATGCTGAAATGGGTGCGCGACAACATCGCCGAGTTTGGCGGCGATCCTTCGCGGGTGCTGATCTTCGGCCAGAGTGGCGGTGGCGCCAAGTGCGCCACGCTGATGGCGATGCCCGCAGCCAATGGTCTCTTCCATCGCGTCATCACCATGAGCGGGCAGCAACTGACAGCGAGAACTCAGGAGCACGCCACCGAATCGACAGAGGCTGTCCTCGCGGCGATTGGCCTATCGCATGCGAACATCCAAGACATTCGCGATCCAGAAAAAGTACCAATGGAGAAGTTGGTAGCAACGATACGCGCGGGCAAATACTTCGGGCCTGTCCTCGACGATCAGGTATTACCGCGAGATCCTTTCTCTCCGGACGCTCCTGCACTCTCTGCAAACATTCCGATGATTCTCGGCAATGTCCACGACGAGACGCGCTTCCTGATCGGGAGCGGCGATGCATCACTGTTCTCTCTTAGTTGGGAAGAGCTGCCAACTCGATTAGAAAAATACCGCTCCTTTCTCGGCGACCTGAAGACAGCCGACATCATCGCCGACTATCGCAAGTGGTATCCGGCATACTCGGCCAGCGATGTCTTCTTCGCGGTGACGACGGCCTTCCGAAGCTGGCATGGAATGGTAATCGAAAGCGACCGCCACGCCGCACAGCACGGCCCAACCTGGGCCTATAACTTTGCCTGGAAGTCGCCAGTTGACGGCGGCAAGTGGGGCGCACCGCATACCATGGACATCCCCTTCGCCTTCGACAACGTAAAGATCGCAGCTTCGATGACCGGAGGCGGAGCCGATGCACAACGCGTTGCCGATCAGGTAAGCAACACCTTCATCGCCTTTGCGCGAACAGGCGACCCGAACAATAAAGCAATCCCCCACTGGCCACGTTACGAGCTGGAACATAGGCCAACGATGATCTGGGATTCCGTCTCACGGATTGAAGACGATCCACGCGGCGAAGAGAGAAAGCTGATCGAACAAGCTCCTTACATTCAACCCGGAACTTAAAAAAGAAATGGCTGGAAGCTTTAGCAGCTTCCAGCCATTCTTGATAACAACTGCGATTACTCGCTCGAACCCTTGCGAGGACGACGGTTGGCCTGCAATACCTTCTTGCGCAGGCGCAGCGACTTGGGAGTTACCTCTACAAGTTCGTCATCGGCGATGAACTCGATGCACTGCTCCAGCGTGAGGTTTTTGAACGGCACGAGGCGAACAGCATCGTCCGAACCAGATGCACGCATGTTCGATAGCTTCTTCTCGCGAACGCAGTTGACGTCGAGGTCGTTGTCGCGGCTGTGCTCGCCGACGATCATGCCCTCGTAGACCTCAACACCGTCGCCGACGAAGAGCACGCCACGATCCTGCAAACCTTCGAGCGCATACGCAGTCGTGGTTCCCTGCCGGTCGGAGATCAACGCACCGGAGAGACGCTGCGGAATCTCACCCTGATAGGCGATATAGCCGTCGAGAATCGAGTTCATGATGATCGTTCCTCGAGTCTCGGTCAGCATCTCCGAACGCAAGCCAATCAGACCGCGGCTGGGGATGCGGAACTCCATACGGACGCGGCCCGAACCGTGATTCGTCATCTTGGTCATCTCGCCTTTTCTTGGTCCGAGGCGCTCGATGACGGTGCCGACAAAGTTTTCAGGAACGTCGATTGAGAGATGCTCAACCGGCTCCATCACCTCATCGTTGATGCGCTTGGTGACGATCTCAGGACGGCTGACCATCAGCTCGAACCCTTCGCGGCGCATCATTTCGATCAGAATGCCGAGTTGCAGTTCGCCGCGTCCCAACACCTTGAAGGAGTCGGGCGAACCGGTCTCTTCCATCTTCAGAGAGACGTTCGTCAGTAGCTCCTTGTCGAGACGGTCGCGCAGGTTACGCGAGGTAACGAACTTGCCTTCGCGTCCGGCGAAAGGCGAATTGTTGACGTTGAACTGAATCGCAATCGTCGGATCGTCGATGGTGATCGGCGGCAGCGGCTTGGGGTCTTCCACGTCGCAGAAGCTCTCGCCGATGGTGATGCCGGGGATACCGGCGATGGCGACGATATCACCGACCTGCGTCTCTTCAATGTCCGTGCGCTTGAGGCCGGAGAAGCTGAAGAGCTTGGTGATCTTGTGCTTGGTAAAGGTGCCGTCGAGCTTGGCGACGTTGTACTCCTGCCCGGTGCGCATGGTGCCGTTGAAGACGCGGCCGATGGCAAGACGTCCCAGGTAGTCGGAGTAATCGAGGTTGGTGACCAGAATCTGCACCGCACCCTCGGGATCGCCTTTAGCAACAGGAATCGTGGTGATGATCTGCTCGAAGAGCGGCTGCAGGTCGGTGCCGGGAACGTTAGGATCGGTGGTCGCGGTGCCGAGCTTGCCGTTGGTGTAGAGCACGGGGAAATCAAGCACGGACTCATCGGCATCGAGGTCGATGAAGAGGTCATAGACCTCGTTCAGAACTTCCTGTGCGCGAGCATCAGGACGGTCGATCTTGTTGATAACGACCATCGGAGTCAGCCCAGCTTCAAGTGCCTTCGAGAGCACATAGCGAGTCTGCGGCAGCGGGCCTTCCGAGGCATCGACAAGCAGAACAACGCCGTCAACCATCTTGAGAGCGCGCTCGACCTCTCCGCCAAAGTCGGCGTGGCCCGGAGTATCGACGATATTGATCTTGTTGTCGTGATAGTAAAGAGCGGTGTTCTTGGCCAGAATCGTGATGCCGCGCTCTTTTTCAAGGTCGTTCGAGTCCATAACGCGCTCGGCTACAGCTTCGTTGGAGCGGAAGGTGCCGGACTGGCGAAGCATGGCGTCGACGAGGGTGGTCTTGCCATGGTCGACGTGGGCGATGATGGCGATATTGAAGATGGGCTTAACGGCAACTGCGGTAGAAGTGCTCACTGCGATGTATGTCCTGTCTGGGCGCTGGGGGATGGGACGAAGATGGAAATGCGCGTCACTATTAGTTTACCGCAGGCAGTTGCCAAAGGGCCATGAAAGAAGGCTTTGGACAGAAAAAGACTGCGGAATCACTTGTTTGGAGACTGCGTAGACGAAGGAATTGGCCGGTAATAACGAGCCTCAGGATCGGCACAGCCCTGGCAGATGATTTCTCCGTTAATTTCCACCTGGCGGTCGTAATTAATGCCCTCGCCACAAACCGCGCAGGCAATACGCGCCGACTTGTAGCCCGGCATCTCGCGCGGTTGCAGCGGCACCTGTACCCACTGCTCGCTGAAGAGGTCTTCGTCGGGAAGCTCGCGATAGGCGAGCATCTGCTGCTGGTTCTTGTTTTCGATGTGCGGATAAAGCTCGCGGGCGCGCTGCTTGGAGGACTCAAGCGCGGCGATGCGGATCGCTTTGCCGGTCTCTAAATCGGGATTTTGGGGGTCGCCTAAATCGAGAAACGTGGCGGCCATCTTGCCCCAGTCACGGAACTTGAGCGCGCGCTTGCCGAGACGGCAGCCGGTGACAACTCCAATCGCATCCGTAGCGCAGCGGTCGATCTCGACGAAGGTGACCAGGCGCTTGCGGTCGGCCCCTTTGGGGTCGTCGATGCCGAGACGCCGACAGCCGAGCATGGCCATGCGCACGCCGAGAACCTGACCCGCACAGAGGTGGCCGTGGGCAATCTCGGCTTCGCGGAGGAGCTCGTCAAAGGTCTGCATGGAGTGATGATAGGCGGAACGCGCCCCCTCGACCAACTTCGACGCGAAGCAAGCCTTGCACACGGCAGCGCAGCGGGGGTATTATCCGAAGCCCAGGGCTGCCCATGAGTGAACTAACCACGACAGTCGGCGAAGTGCTGCGGCAGAAGAAGGCAGAGATGTGGTCGACGACACCGGACGCCTCCGTGTACGAAGCCATCGGCATCATGGCCGAGCAACAGGTAGGCGCGCTCTTCGTCATGGAGCGGGGGGTGCTGGTGGGCATCATCTCCGAGCGTGACTATGCGCGCAAGGTGATCCTACAGGAGCGGTCGTCGAAGGAGACTATGGTGCGGCAGATCATGAGCACCCCCGTCATCACCGTCTCCCTGCGGCACACCGTAGCCGAGTGCATGCGCCTGGTCACCGACCACCGCATACGACACCTTCCTGTAGAGGACCACGGCAAGATAGTGGGAATGATCTCGATCGGCGATCTGGTGAACTCCGTCATCTCCGAGCAGGAGGCGAGAATCCGCCACCTTGAGGCTTATATCTCGCAATAGAACTGAAATGGACAGAAGCGCAGCGTCATCCGCAAGGATTCGCCGCGCTCTATCACATTTCGGATTACCTAGAACTGCTCGTCCGCCGATGGCCCATAGATGGCCGGAACGCTGGCTTCGTTAAGGCGAAGGTAGACGGTAAGCTGTCCGCGGTGGTGGGCAAGATGGCTGAAGACAGAGTCCGTAATCTGAACATGACGCGGCGCCTCGCTGATGGTACGGCCACCCATCTTGAATCTCCAGGGCTTGAGAAGGTGCTCTTCGGTAGTGGCCTCGAGCGACTTGCGGGCCTTGGCGACTCCTTCATCGAGGAGCTTCAACAACTCTGCCTTGGTGGCAACCGGCTTGGTCTTGAGATCTTCATTGCGAGGATCATCGAGATTCAGTTCGTCGGTCTCGATCATCATCGACACCCAGCCGGGCATGGTGGCAACAAGCGCGGCGAGTAAACCGAGCGCCATGGACTTCTCGTGCGGCTTCCAGTCGTTGCGTCCTTCAGGAGTGCGCTCGATTGCCTTGCGGGAGGATGCTGCTTCGCGGTCAAGCTGGGCGAGGAAAAACTCTTTCAATTCCATGTAGATCTCCTTGAGGTAGCTGTCTGCTTCGCTTACATGTTTGAGACTAAAAAGGTATATATGCCATGTACTGTCATATATCTTTGGCAAGATAAAAAAGTTCACCCCGCTCGCAAGGAGGATGGAAGCGTGAAGGCCAGCCGTCTCATGTCCGCGCTGATGCTCTTGCAGGCACACGGGCAACTCAGCACCCGCGAGTTGGCAGAGCGGCTCGAGGTCTCGCAGCGCACCGTGCACCGCGATATGGAGGCGCTCTGCATCGCGGGAATTCCTCTGCTGGCGATGCGTGGAGCACAGGGCGGATGGCGACTCGAGAAAGGCTGGCGTACGCAGGTGCCGGGGCTGGACGAGCCGGAGCTGCGCGCTCTGCTGATGACACAGCCACGTGCGTTGGGCGATCCCAAACTGTCCGCGGCGGCAGAGCGGGCGTTTGGCAAACTGATGGCCGCACTCCCTGTCTCAATGCGGCGACAGGCCGAGGCAATGCGCGAACGCCTGCACGTCGACCACACAGGATGGCATCCCTCTTCCGAAGATCTGTCGATGCTGCCTCTGGTGCAGGATGCGGTGGCGCGTGACTGCCGCCTGACCTTCGACTACACACGCGCCGACGGAGACACGGCGCCGCGAACGGTCGATCCGCTGGGACTGGTGGCCAAAGGCTCGACCTGGTACATGGTGGGGCGTGCGGCGAATGGCCTGCGCACCTATCGCGTCTCGCGCATGCAAGCTGTAACGGTGCTGGCCACCAGCTTTGAGCGTCCGGCGAAGTTCAGCCTGGGGGCGTACTGGAGCGAGTCCACCGCGCAGTTACAACAGGCTCGACAGAGCTATGAGGTAACTCTGCTGCTCGATCCTCAGGCGGCACGCTCGATAGGCCAATGGATGCACGCCGTTCCGGTTAAGCCTGGTGCGACGAAATTGCCCGAGGGATGGTCTGCTCTGCGGGTCGGCTTCGAAAACGAACACCAGGCACGGTTCGTCACGCTGGGCTTTGGCCCGAAAGCGAGAGTGCTGGAGCCGAAGCAACTGCGCGAGCGCGTACTGGCAGACGCTCGCGCAATCGCCGCAGCAGGTACAGCTAATACGTTGCCAGGCTGACCCTTCGGCAACATCGCGGGCCACGCGCTGGAGTTGTTGACCTGAGCGCCCAGCATCAGGAATGGCGCGCCATCTTTCTGGACAATGCGAGGCAGCGATCGATTCGTAGGCGTCTGTGCGTGGAGGTCAAGCGGGCCGAAAGAGAAGGCAGAAAAGATCAGAAGAAGAGATGCAAATGCTGGCGAGCCGGAAGCGTTTCATGCAGAGCATCCTCTTTTGCCTCCGATAACAATATCCAGTCATAAAGCGATTCAGCTAAACTTCGCGGCTTTTGGTTCGCGCAATCTTAAGGGCTTCGTCGATTGCTTTGCGAGCGCGTTTTTCACGCGACTCAGGGCTTTGATAATAGAAAATTCCGAGCAGGTGGCCACGGCGCTGCACCGGCGTCATCGCCTCCCAGCCTGCACGAGCCCGCGAGTGACGCGCGAATTCCATTTGCAGAATCGGCGGCAGCTCGCGCTCGCCCTCCATGGCCAGCATCATGCGCTCCACCATCTGCTCGGCACGGCGCAGGCGGGCTTCGGCGCTCTTGGGAGTGTTGATATTGCGGGTAATGTTGTCGCGGGCAGAGATGCTTAACTGTTCGTACCATTTTTTGAGCGCGCCATGCTGCTTCAAGAGCTTCGCCAACTCCGTAGGAATGGACGTCTTACGCTCTTCGAGGTCGGGCTCAATCACGATCTCAACCATGCCGCCAACCACGGCGCCTGCGCCCTTCTGCATCTGCCTGTTCACCAGCACAAAGTGGCCGTCCTGCGCAGACCCGAAGAGCGAAGTGCGAAAGGCAAAGCCGTTGACCGTGCCTTTGACGTGCAGGCGATTCCGTGTCTTCCAAGTCTTCGCAACGTCGAAGGGCAGCCTGACGATCACCCAGTTGAGCTTGCTGTACGGTTCGAGAAGACCGCGAAACTTCTTGCTTGTGCTCATAGAAGAGTGCCGACTCCGAGGAAATTAATATTGCCGGCTGAGTGCGCGGTGAATCTTCTGGTCGGTCTTGTACTGACTAAGCGCGTAGACGGCCCATATCGTAGCGGGAATCCATCCAAGAACCGTGATCTGCAACACCAGGCAGATGAACCCGGCAAAGGGGCGGCCTATGGTGAAGAAGGTCAGCCAGGGAAAGAAGAATGCGATGACAAGTCTCACTTGCGGGCCTTCCGTCGGGATTCAGCGCTACAGCGATGTTACCGCCGATGGAGCAAGATACGCGTCCGGCAGCCGATTAGTTCTCATCCGAGTTATCCCCCTCCTCCACCAGCGAGCTCGAACCGAACACATCATAGGTGGTAGCCTGCCCGCCGGTAGGCTGAATGGTGACGCGCATGGGCAGTCTCTGCCAGCTCGCAAGCTGGCACACGGGGATGAAGTGGTTCGACTGCGGCCACTCACCGATCTTCTTCTGCACCACGGCCTTGCGCGCTCCAAGCTGGGCCACAACAGCAAAAAGTCCACCCCGAGCCGTGGTCGCAATGCCGCAGTAGGCGGCATAATCGCGGAACCAGACGACGTTAGAGACAACTGAATCAAAATCAGGCAGATGCAGCGCGGTAATGTGGCCGCTGATGCGATCGACCATCAGCCACGGCCCCGGCTCCCACACCCAGCGAGGAGCAGGATCGGTGGGCAGAGCATCATTGAGCCGCAGAGCGCGGCGCACAGTAAACGTGCGATCAGTAACGTCGTGGATCTCCCCGGTAGTCCACTCCTTCTGACGGTCATCCACGTACAGGGCGCGAACACGCAACGTCGAGGCCTCATCCGACTTGGTCTCAGGTGTTGCATCCGTAGGGACATAGGGCGCACGCCTGCTAGGACCGAGAGTAACGGTATGCACCTTGGGCGCTGCGAGAAGCCGCGCAGGCACAAACGATAAGACCAGCAGCAGCGAGGTGGGCAGATATCTACGAAGCAGAGAGAGATACAAGGAAAAATTCAAGATTGGGCCTGTGGTTTGAGATTGCTGCAACATCGAAATTTCAAAGTGTTGCCATGCTAATCCGCAGGCTACATCTTCCGCGTATACAGGGCTGTAACTTGCCTAACACTTTTGGGGAGTGGAATAAATGGGACGATATTCGGAAGAAAGGAACCGGAAACCGGGAAGAACCTTCCGAGTCAATGGAAGGCGCATAAAATCTGTGGATTTCGTCGTCGTTGGCCGCGTTATGCAGGCGAAATCCAGAGTAGTATCGTGGAATGAATGCGTGCTGCCGTCGTGGTGGCGCGTTCGAAAGCCCGCGGCGAGAATATTAAGCAGTACGAAAGGACAGAGACAGATATGTGGAAACCGAATCAGCCCGGAAGCAATAGCCCTTCAACTCCCGAACCAGTGCGTCCGACTCCGGCAGCAAGCCCGAACTACGAGGCCAGCCCGACGCGGCAGGCGAGTGTAGGCAGCGCGACACCAGCCTCGGCGGTGCCGACGGGCGAGCAGGCAACGATCGGCAAATCGCTCATCGTCAAGGGAGAGTTGACCGGTTCCGAGTCGCTCTACATCGACGGCAAGGTCGAAGGCGCCATCAATCTGCCTGGCAATCGCGTCACCGTGGGACGCAACGGCCAGGTCGCGGCGAACATCGTCGCCCGCGAGGTCGTTGTACTGGGCAAGGTGCGCGGCAACTGCCAGGCCAGCGATCGCGTCGACATCCGCAGCGAAGGCTCGCTGACCGGCGACGTCATTGCAGCTCGCATCTCGATCGAAGATGGCGCGTTCTTCAAGGGCGGCATCGACATCCGTAAGCCCGGCGGCACGGACCTCAAGGGCGGCACGGCCACCAGCGCCGCAACCCCCGGCCCCGAACCTGTCACCACCCAGGCATAAGCGCAATATCGCATCGCCACAAACGGCCCCGGCTCAAGTCGGGGCCGTTTTGCATTTAAGACTAAACGGTGTGGGTTGAGGTTCTATTTTTCCGCAGAGCTTCCACCACCAGACCGATCAGAGCGTAGGTAGCAGCATTCGCAATAAGAACCTGATACATGCTCACTGGGAGCGAGCGGACGAAGATAATGAGACAACTGATGCCGGCGAATAGCCATACATCATGCATCCGCTCGTTGGTGTACGGAGCCGTTGCCAGGACACAGAATGCCCAGAAGACTGCAATGAGAAAGCCCACAACTGCCCACATCGCAATTCGGTTTTTCATGGTGCCGCTCCTACACTTCCCTGCTCGAATAGCCGGGAAGTGCCAGTCGGTTAGATATCGTAGTCCGAATCTGCACAGGTTGCATCTTGTGGATGCAAGCAGAGATCGAAGCGAAATCCCTAGATATGACCAAGATTGCGGACGATACTGAAGATAGCGGCGAGGGCCAAAGTTATATACACGGCAGAGTGTGGTAACCGCGGCACTTGCAAAGGTTCGCGACGAAGGAAGCGGCGATAGCAGATCGCACCATAGATCGCGGCAAACGGCGTCAGCATCGTCGTAAGCATATTCAACCGCATAGCTTCAGCAACGCGCCCGTGCAACAGCGCGGCCAACGCCCGCGTCGCCCCGCAGCCAGGGCATTGCACATGAAGAGAGCGATAGATCGGGCACGCCGGATA
It encodes the following:
- the typA gene encoding translational GTPase TypA, with the protein product MSTSTAVAVKPIFNIAIIAHVDHGKTTLVDAMLRQSGTFRSNEAVAERVMDSNDLEKERGITILAKNTALYYHDNKINIVDTPGHADFGGEVERALKMVDGVVLLVDASEGPLPQTRYVLSKALEAGLTPMVVINKIDRPDARAQEVLNEVYDLFIDLDADESVLDFPVLYTNGKLGTATTDPNVPGTDLQPLFEQIITTIPVAKGDPEGAVQILVTNLDYSDYLGRLAIGRVFNGTMRTGQEYNVAKLDGTFTKHKITKLFSFSGLKRTDIEETQVGDIVAIAGIPGITIGESFCDVEDPKPLPPITIDDPTIAIQFNVNNSPFAGREGKFVTSRNLRDRLDKELLTNVSLKMEETGSPDSFKVLGRGELQLGILIEMMRREGFELMVSRPEIVTKRINDEVMEPVEHLSIDVPENFVGTVIERLGPRKGEMTKMTNHGSGRVRMEFRIPSRGLIGLRSEMLTETRGTIIMNSILDGYIAYQGEIPQRLSGALISDRQGTTTAYALEGLQDRGVLFVGDGVEVYEGMIVGEHSRDNDLDVNCVREKKLSNMRASGSDDAVRLVPFKNLTLEQCIEFIADDELVEVTPKSLRLRKKVLQANRRPRKGSSE
- a CDS encoding YdeI/OmpD-associated family protein, which codes for MSTSKKFRGLLEPYSKLNWVIVRLPFDVAKTWKTRNRLHVKGTVNGFAFRTSLFGSAQDGHFVLVNRQMQKGAGAVVGGMVEIVIEPDLEERKTSIPTELAKLLKQHGALKKWYEQLSISARDNITRNINTPKSAEARLRRAEQMVERMMLAMEGERELPPILQMEFARHSRARAGWEAMTPVQRRGHLLGIFYYQSPESREKRARKAIDEALKIARTKSREV
- a CDS encoding CBS domain-containing protein — protein: MSELTTTVGEVLRQKKAEMWSTTPDASVYEAIGIMAEQQVGALFVMERGVLVGIISERDYARKVILQERSSKETMVRQIMSTPVITVSLRHTVAECMRLVTDHRIRHLPVEDHGKIVGMISIGDLVNSVISEQEARIRHLEAYISQ
- a CDS encoding DUF2752 domain-containing protein, which encodes MTRARLAAIGRAAAPLAVVAIAVGVLLRFPPESYTFYPACPIYRSLHVQCPGCGATRALAALLHGRVAEAMRLNMLTTMLTPFAAIYGAICYRRFLRREPLQVPRLPHSAVYITLALAAIFSIVRNLGHI
- a CDS encoding bactofilin family protein gives rise to the protein MWKPNQPGSNSPSTPEPVRPTPAASPNYEASPTRQASVGSATPASAVPTGEQATIGKSLIVKGELTGSESLYIDGKVEGAINLPGNRVTVGRNGQVAANIVAREVVVLGKVRGNCQASDRVDIRSEGSLTGDVIAARISIEDGAFFKGGIDIRKPGGTDLKGGTATSAATPGPEPVTTQA
- a CDS encoding carboxylesterase/lipase family protein — protein: MKKTQVTRREWLQSSVLVAAGSLVAPKSMWGQTSSPIATTTSGKVRGFIQDGVNVFKGIPYGGDTAKRRFMPAEKPTPWTGVRDALTFGPQAPQPIHTRSGHSSFSPLDEVNPVNSEDCLHLNVWTAGLRDGRKRPVMVYIHGGAYSSSSSNGPVYDGIRLVKRGDVVVVTMNHRLNLFGYMYLAKLGGAEFAESGNVGQLDLVLMLKWVRDNIAEFGGDPSRVLIFGQSGGGAKCATLMAMPAANGLFHRVITMSGQQLTARTQEHATESTEAVLAAIGLSHANIQDIRDPEKVPMEKLVATIRAGKYFGPVLDDQVLPRDPFSPDAPALSANIPMILGNVHDETRFLIGSGDASLFSLSWEELPTRLEKYRSFLGDLKTADIIADYRKWYPAYSASDVFFAVTTAFRSWHGMVIESDRHAAQHGPTWAYNFAWKSPVDGGKWGAPHTMDIPFAFDNVKIAASMTGGGADAQRVADQVSNTFIAFARTGDPNNKAIPHWPRYELEHRPTMIWDSVSRIEDDPRGEERKLIEQAPYIQPGT
- a CDS encoding DinB family protein produces the protein MELKEFFLAQLDREAASSRKAIERTPEGRNDWKPHEKSMALGLLAALVATMPGWVSMMIETDELNLDDPRNEDLKTKPVATKAELLKLLDEGVAKARKSLEATTEEHLLKPWRFKMGGRTISEAPRHVQITDSVFSHLAHHRGQLTVYLRLNEASVPAIYGPSADEQF
- a CDS encoding YqaE/Pmp3 family membrane protein, producing the protein MRLVIAFFFPWLTFFTIGRPFAGFICLVLQITVLGWIPATIWAVYALSQYKTDQKIHRALSRQY
- a CDS encoding FmdE family protein, producing MQTFDELLREAEIAHGHLCAGQVLGVRMAMLGCRRLGIDDPKGADRKRLVTFVEIDRCATDAIGVVTGCRLGKRALKFRDWGKMAATFLDLGDPQNPDLETGKAIRIAALESSKQRARELYPHIENKNQQQMLAYRELPDEDLFSEQWVQVPLQPREMPGYKSARIACAVCGEGINYDRQVEINGEIICQGCADPEARYYRPIPSSTQSPNK
- a CDS encoding helix-turn-helix transcriptional regulator; protein product: MKASRLMSALMLLQAHGQLSTRELAERLEVSQRTVHRDMEALCIAGIPLLAMRGAQGGWRLEKGWRTQVPGLDEPELRALLMTQPRALGDPKLSAAAERAFGKLMAALPVSMRRQAEAMRERLHVDHTGWHPSSEDLSMLPLVQDAVARDCRLTFDYTRADGDTAPRTVDPLGLVAKGSTWYMVGRAANGLRTYRVSRMQAVTVLATSFERPAKFSLGAYWSESTAQLQQARQSYEVTLLLDPQAARSIGQWMHAVPVKPGATKLPEGWSALRVGFENEHQARFVTLGFGPKARVLEPKQLRERVLADARAIAAAGTANTLPG